Proteins encoded within one genomic window of Ideonella dechloratans:
- a CDS encoding TatD family hydrolase, producing the protein MWIDTHCHLDAPEFDPDREAVLARAREAQVAMQVLPAVEVANFDAVRALAHQHGLSYALGIHPMYVDRAADEDLDRLTDALAQHLDDPRLVAVGEIGLDHFVPDLDRARQERFYLAQLKLARRFGLPVLLHVRRSADALLKGLRRFEGLAGIVHAFNGSAQQAHAFVRRGFVLGFGGAMTFDRSLNIQALAAELPAHALVLETDAPDIPPQWLYRTAAQRAAGDRSRNEPGELPRIARTLAGLREWTLAETALITSTNACTALPRLKPLLGR; encoded by the coding sequence ATGTGGATTGACACCCACTGCCATCTGGACGCCCCCGAATTCGACCCCGACCGCGAGGCCGTGCTGGCGCGTGCCCGCGAGGCACAGGTGGCCATGCAGGTGCTGCCGGCGGTGGAGGTGGCCAACTTCGACGCGGTGCGCGCGCTGGCCCACCAGCATGGCTTGAGCTATGCCCTGGGCATCCACCCGATGTACGTGGACCGAGCCGCCGACGAGGACCTGGACCGCCTGACGGATGCCCTGGCGCAGCACCTGGATGACCCGCGCCTGGTGGCGGTGGGCGAAATCGGCCTGGACCACTTCGTGCCGGATCTGGACCGCGCCCGGCAGGAGCGCTTCTACCTGGCCCAGCTCAAGCTGGCCCGGCGCTTCGGCCTGCCGGTGTTGCTGCATGTGCGTCGCTCGGCCGACGCCCTGCTCAAGGGGCTGCGGCGCTTCGAGGGCCTCGCCGGCATCGTCCATGCGTTCAACGGCAGTGCGCAGCAGGCCCATGCCTTCGTGCGCCGGGGCTTCGTGCTGGGCTTCGGCGGCGCCATGACCTTCGACCGTTCGCTCAACATCCAGGCCCTGGCGGCCGAGCTGCCGGCCCACGCCCTGGTGCTGGAAACGGATGCGCCGGACATTCCGCCGCAGTGGCTCTACCGCACCGCGGCCCAACGGGCCGCCGGTGACCGCAGCCGCAACGAGCCCGGCGAGCTGCCGCGCATCGCCCGCACCCTGGCCGGCCTGCGCGAGTGGACGCTGGCCGAGACGGCGCTGATCACCAGCACCAATGCCTGCACGGCCCTGCCGCGGCTCAAGCCGCTGCTGGGGCGCTGA
- a CDS encoding DNA-deoxyinosine glycosylase yields the protein MLTGFPPVADAGTRLLVLGSFPSVASLQAQQYYAHPRNQFWPLLSALFGLDLKAMPYAERVAAVQARGLGIWDVYAACEREGSLDSAIAQASYNDFASLIARLPQLRGIAHNGGESARARRFTASFGLPAYRLPSTSPANASWSFERKLAAWREVFAQCGLLPTA from the coding sequence ATGCTGACGGGTTTCCCGCCGGTGGCCGATGCCGGCACCCGCCTGCTGGTGCTGGGCAGCTTTCCCAGCGTGGCTTCGCTGCAGGCGCAGCAGTACTACGCCCATCCGCGCAACCAGTTCTGGCCGCTGCTCTCGGCCCTGTTCGGGCTGGACCTGAAGGCCATGCCCTATGCCGAGCGGGTGGCCGCGGTGCAGGCCCGCGGCCTGGGCATCTGGGATGTCTATGCGGCCTGCGAGCGCGAGGGCAGCCTGGACAGCGCCATCGCGCAGGCCAGCTACAACGACTTCGCCAGCCTGATCGCCCGGCTGCCGCAGCTGCGCGGCATCGCCCACAATGGCGGGGAATCGGCCCGGGCGCGGCGTTTCACCGCCTCGTTCGGGTTGCCCGCGTACCGCTTGCCCTCCACCAGCCCGGCCAATGCCAGCTGGTCCTTCGAGCGCAAGCTCGCCGCCTGGCGCGAGGTGTTCGCCCAGTGCGGTCTGCTGCCCACCGCATGA
- a CDS encoding spermine/spermidine synthase domain-containing protein: protein MTTKKTRESRTDEMVGATMSELDGVRYLHLDSIWVQGAMRISKPYQLELEYIQRMMAWLLWRPQDEVTEGQVVQLGLGAAALTKFCHKVLRMPTTAVELNPTVIHACRLWFRLPDDDQRLSVVNEDAARWVADPAHRHTVQALNVDLYDHEAAAPVLDDEDFYTHCRDVLDEGGLMTVNLFGRDASFTRSAGRIARVFGLDQVWSLRPTKEGNTVIVAARHVKVPDREELTARAANIEARFGLPARKWLRMVRPLDPAVLG from the coding sequence ATGACGACCAAGAAGACCCGCGAGAGCCGCACCGACGAGATGGTCGGCGCCACCATGTCCGAGCTCGATGGCGTGCGCTACCTGCACCTGGATTCCATCTGGGTGCAGGGCGCCATGCGCATCAGCAAGCCCTACCAGCTGGAGCTGGAGTACATCCAGCGCATGATGGCTTGGCTGCTCTGGCGCCCGCAGGACGAGGTGACCGAAGGGCAGGTGGTGCAGCTGGGGCTGGGCGCGGCCGCGCTCACCAAGTTCTGCCACAAGGTGCTGCGCATGCCGACCACCGCGGTGGAGCTCAACCCCACCGTCATCCACGCCTGCCGGCTGTGGTTCCGCCTGCCCGACGACGACCAGCGCCTGAGCGTGGTGAACGAGGACGCCGCCCGCTGGGTAGCCGACCCGGCCCACCGCCACACGGTGCAGGCGCTCAATGTGGACCTCTACGACCACGAGGCCGCCGCCCCGGTGCTGGACGACGAGGACTTCTACACCCACTGCCGCGACGTGCTGGACGAGGGCGGGCTGATGACCGTGAACCTGTTCGGCCGCGACGCCAGCTTCACCCGCAGCGCCGGGCGCATCGCCCGCGTCTTCGGGCTGGACCAGGTCTGGAGCCTGCGGCCCACCAAGGAGGGCAACACCGTCATCGTGGCGGCCCGCCATGTAAAGGTGCCCGACCGGGAGGAATTGACCGCTCGCGCCGCTAACATCGAAGCGCGCTTCGGCCTGCCGGCACGCAAGTGGCTGCGCATGGTGCGCCCGCTGGATCCGGCGGTTCTGGGCTGA
- a CDS encoding GspE/PulE family protein translates to MTVAAPSPSERPHTAPRGKLDMRHLLKWLRDDGALAAEEADRLLRRFAQTGSSLHPLQRLGGVGLKDARSGQTLDTEHLTAWLGERFRLPVMRIDPLRVEASRVQEVMSQAYAESRHALPVLVSPTEITIVTCEPFAVEWVPEIEAHTRRRIKLMLAPPDEIARYTTEFYQLAQSVRAARKTNAESALANSFEQLVDLKSRDNLDANDQGVVQIVDWLWQYAFEQRASDIHLEPRRDTGAIRFRIDGVLHTVHRVPAPVMGAMTARIKLLGRMDVIEKRRPQDGRIKTRRPEGLAGGGEVEMRLSTLPTAFGEKVVMRIFDPGTADKPFDALGFSPDEARRWNTLINQPHGIILVTGPTGSGKTTTLYSTLKKLATEEVNVCTVEDPIEMIEPAFNQTQVQPSVELSFAEGLRALMRQDPDIIMVGEIRDLETAEMAIQAALTGHLVFSTLHTNDAPSAITRLVDLGVPPYLISATVIGVLAQRLARTLCPQCKQPDPAITAEDLSQHAKPWGLAGPLRAHKAVGCPACRGTGYRGRAALYELMEVSEPVRQAMHPQLDLARLRRQAGEEGLLPLRVAGLTKVAQGLTSLEEVLRCTPRWDSE, encoded by the coding sequence ATGACCGTTGCCGCCCCATCGCCGTCCGAACGTCCCCACACCGCGCCACGCGGCAAGCTGGACATGCGCCACCTGCTCAAGTGGCTGCGTGACGACGGGGCCCTGGCCGCCGAGGAGGCCGATCGCCTGCTGCGCCGCTTCGCCCAGACCGGCTCCAGCCTGCACCCGCTGCAGCGCCTGGGCGGCGTGGGCCTGAAGGATGCGCGCAGCGGCCAGACCCTGGACACCGAGCACCTGACCGCCTGGTTGGGCGAGCGCTTCCGTCTGCCGGTCATGCGCATCGACCCGCTGCGGGTGGAGGCCAGCCGGGTGCAGGAGGTGATGTCCCAGGCCTACGCCGAGAGCCGCCACGCGCTGCCGGTGCTGGTGTCGCCGACCGAGATCACCATCGTCACCTGCGAGCCCTTCGCGGTGGAGTGGGTGCCCGAGATCGAGGCCCACACCCGCCGGCGCATCAAGTTGATGCTGGCCCCGCCGGACGAGATCGCCCGCTACACCACCGAGTTCTACCAGCTGGCCCAGAGCGTGCGCGCCGCGCGCAAGACCAACGCCGAGAGCGCGCTGGCCAACAGCTTCGAGCAGCTGGTGGACCTGAAGTCGCGCGACAACCTGGACGCCAACGACCAGGGCGTGGTGCAGATCGTCGACTGGCTGTGGCAGTACGCCTTCGAGCAGCGCGCCAGCGACATCCACCTGGAGCCCCGGCGTGACACCGGCGCCATCCGTTTCCGCATCGACGGCGTGCTGCACACCGTGCACCGCGTGCCCGCGCCGGTGATGGGCGCCATGACCGCCCGCATCAAGCTGCTGGGCCGCATGGACGTGATCGAGAAGCGCCGCCCGCAGGACGGCCGCATCAAGACCCGGCGGCCCGAAGGCCTGGCCGGTGGCGGCGAGGTGGAGATGCGCCTGTCCACGCTGCCCACCGCCTTCGGCGAGAAGGTGGTGATGCGGATCTTCGACCCGGGCACCGCCGACAAGCCCTTCGACGCCCTGGGCTTCTCGCCCGACGAGGCCCGCCGCTGGAACACGCTGATCAACCAGCCCCACGGCATCATCCTGGTGACCGGGCCCACCGGCTCGGGCAAGACGACCACGCTCTATTCCACGCTGAAGAAGCTGGCCACCGAGGAGGTCAACGTCTGCACCGTGGAGGACCCGATCGAGATGATCGAGCCGGCCTTCAACCAGACCCAGGTCCAGCCCTCGGTGGAGCTGAGCTTTGCCGAGGGCCTGCGGGCCCTGATGCGGCAGGACCCGGACATCATCATGGTCGGCGAAATCCGTGACCTGGAGACGGCCGAGATGGCGATCCAGGCCGCGCTGACCGGCCATCTGGTGTTCTCCACCCTGCACACCAACGACGCGCCCTCGGCCATCACCCGCCTGGTGGACCTGGGGGTGCCGCCGTATCTGATTTCCGCCACCGTGATCGGGGTGCTGGCGCAGCGCCTGGCCCGCACCCTGTGCCCGCAGTGCAAGCAGCCCGATCCGGCCATCACCGCCGAGGACCTGAGCCAGCACGCCAAGCCCTGGGGCCTGGCCGGGCCGCTGCGGGCGCACAAGGCGGTGGGCTGCCCGGCCTGCCGCGGCACCGGCTACCGCGGCCGTGCGGCGCTGTACGAGCTGATGGAGGTCAGCGAGCCGGTGCGCCAGGCCATGCACCCGCAGCTGGACCTGGCCCGGCTGCGCCGCCAGGCCGGCGAGGAGGGGCTGCTGCCGCTGCGCGTGGCCGGTCTCACCAAGGTGGCCCAGGGCCTCACCTCGCTGGAAGAGGTGCTGCGCTGCACCCCGCGCTGGGACAGCGAGTGA
- the dsbG gene encoding thiol:disulfide interchange protein DsbG, whose product MTPRLLLAPVPALPGRLTRRSLLALAACAGAAPLRGLAAPATAAQVLTLLQSSSWIADGSIGAHRVVYVFTDPNCPYCNKFWAEARPWVQAGKVQLRHVIVGILTPESPGKAAALLSAPNPAVALAAYEGGQVEATAQALASGHPHPLSNQGLQALAVVPAALAARLEANARLMQALGLQATPAVVWRDEAGELQARTGVTPRTLNEAMGPR is encoded by the coding sequence ATGACCCCACGTCTCCTCCTTGCTCCAGTCCCGGCGCTGCCCGGCCGACTCACCCGCCGCAGCCTGCTGGCCCTGGCCGCCTGCGCGGGGGCCGCCCCTTTGCGGGGCCTGGCGGCGCCGGCCACGGCCGCGCAGGTGCTGACGCTGCTGCAGAGCAGCAGCTGGATCGCGGACGGCAGCATCGGCGCGCACCGCGTGGTCTATGTGTTCACCGACCCCAACTGCCCCTACTGCAACAAGTTCTGGGCCGAGGCCCGGCCCTGGGTGCAGGCCGGCAAGGTGCAGCTGCGGCACGTGATCGTCGGCATCCTCACGCCGGAGAGCCCGGGCAAGGCGGCCGCCCTGCTGAGCGCCCCCAACCCCGCGGTGGCGCTGGCGGCCTATGAAGGCGGGCAGGTCGAGGCCACGGCCCAGGCGCTGGCCTCCGGCCACCCTCACCCGCTGTCGAACCAGGGCCTGCAAGCCCTGGCAGTGGTGCCCGCGGCACTGGCGGCCCGGCTGGAAGCCAATGCCCGCCTGATGCAGGCGCTGGGTCTGCAGGCCACGCCCGCGGTGGTCTGGCGCGACGAGGCCGGCGAGCTTCAGGCCCGCACCGGCGTCACGCCGCGCACGCTGAACGAAGCCATGGGGCCGCGCTGA